A portion of the Limibacter armeniacum genome contains these proteins:
- a CDS encoding TolB-like translocation protein codes for MKWLVTPLVLLAALPLYAQNITKLDVKGYYPQFSPDGKQILLTSSKFTGLKILNLENKQLRSLTDVEGAGYEPVFEDGKVIFTNKKLKSVNEVDLFSGKQHVLQNSKLPPALFKSKQIGISQSLKQAIHARPNQDLSGIILTYSDQSEVEIAPQGKKEDYVWISLSPDRKKVLYKAAGYKAFVTDLNGKVLADLGDIEAPKWANDDQIVYMVTEDDHLSYTKADVFMMDWQKKQVKALTTASSALAMYPSAYANKVVFNTPEGDLYLIEME; via the coding sequence ATGAAATGGTTAGTAACCCCGCTTGTGCTGCTGGCTGCATTGCCTTTATATGCACAAAACATCACTAAGCTGGATGTAAAAGGCTATTATCCTCAATTTTCTCCTGATGGAAAACAAATACTCTTAACTTCTTCAAAATTTACAGGGCTGAAAATTCTCAACCTTGAAAACAAACAGCTTCGTAGCTTGACAGATGTCGAAGGTGCAGGATATGAACCCGTCTTTGAAGATGGTAAAGTTATATTCACAAATAAGAAGCTGAAGTCTGTAAATGAAGTAGACTTGTTTTCGGGCAAGCAACATGTATTGCAAAACTCAAAATTGCCGCCTGCACTCTTTAAAAGTAAGCAGATAGGTATCTCACAAAGTTTGAAACAGGCAATACATGCAAGACCCAATCAGGATTTGAGCGGCATCATCTTGACTTACAGTGATCAAAGCGAGGTTGAAATTGCGCCTCAGGGAAAGAAAGAAGATTATGTATGGATCTCGTTATCCCCTGATCGGAAAAAAGTGCTCTACAAGGCGGCAGGGTACAAGGCATTTGTAACAGACCTGAATGGAAAGGTCTTGGCAGATTTAGGAGATATAGAAGCTCCTAAGTGGGCCAATGATGATCAGATCGTGTATATGGTTACGGAAGATGATCACCTTTCCTACACAAAAGCAGATGTATTTATGATGGATTGGCAGAAAAAGCAGGTAAAAGCGCTTACTACGGCTTCTTCAGCTTTGGCGATGTATCCGTCTGCTTATGCCAACAAAGTGGTATTCAATACACCTGAAGGCGACCTTTACCTTATTGAAATGGAATAG